The Changchengzhania lutea genomic sequence TTGATATTCTTCCAAAATGACTATCTATATATAGATAGTCCACGACGGGAAGTTTTTAAGGTCACTGCGTTTACTACGCTTCGGTATGCGATGAACACCATTATTTCATTGGGTATATTATATCTATTCTTTAAGGATAAAAGTGTTATCAAATTTTCAGCAATCATCTATAGTGTTGCTTTTGCTGTGTTAATTTTACTGTATCTGTATTTTGTAAGCAACCCCAAACAAGAACAATATTATTTGTTTTTTAATATGAGGCGTTTTCTCATTCAGCCTATTATTTTAATACTTTTATTACCCGCATTTTATTATCATAAACTTAAAAACTAGGTGTTAATCACTTAATAAAAGAGGAATTGACCAATCAAGTTGATTAACTTAATGTTACTTAAAAAATGGAATTTAGAGTCTTAATCATTATTTATATTGGACTTTTTGTAATGCGCTATAATATTTATGATTGATAACAGCTACTTCAAGAACTTCCCAGAGCTAGAAAGTGAACGACTTCTTCTTAGACAGTTCGTATTGTCTGATGCTTCAGAGGTGCAATTAATTCGTTCTAATGAAAAAGTTATGTCTTATATGGACACGGATAGACATATGACCGTTCAGGATTCTGAAAAATTTATAGGTGACTTTGCATTTTTTAAAATAGATAATAAAAATTCAAGAGCAGAAATAGGTTATACTTTAATGCCAGAATTTTGGGGAAAGGGATTAATGAGAGAAGCCATGAATCTAATATTCAATTTTGGATTTAATCGTTTAAACCTCCATAGTTTAGAAGCTAATATAAACCCTGAAAATGAAAGTTCTAGAAGCATATTGAAGAAATTCGGATTTGTAAAGGAAGCTTATTTTAGAGAAAATTATTTTTATAATGGTGTGTACTTAGACAGTGAAATCTACTCTTTACTTAAAACGGATTTCAATACCAATAATATTAAAGAGTAAAGCATTTTAGTTTGAACTTATTTTTGAACTCATCATGGCTTTTTTCAATTGACTAAAAAATTGCTCTTTTGAACCTGTTTTTGTCTTTTTTTCCTTCCGTAGCTCAGCTATGTAACTCAAAAAAGCCTTCAAACTAATTCAAAATAACTAATTTTCGCTACAATCAAAAAAGTCAAGATGAGTTCTTTATAAAAAAACGCCTCAATGTAAATTGAAGCGTTTTTAAATATTTATCAATGGTGGATTCGACATTACATCATCCCTGGCATACCGCCGCCGCCCATTGGAGGCATGGCAGGGGCATCTTCCTTAATATCAATTAAAGCACATTCCGTAGTTAGAATCATACCAGCTACAGAAGCAGCGTTTTCCAACGCAATACGTGTTACTTTTTTAGGGTCTATAATACCAGCCTTCAACAAATCTACATAAGTTTCAGACTTTGCATCGTAACCAAAAGTGCCTTTGCCTTCCATGATTTTTGATACTACTACACTACCTTCGCCACCTGCGTTTTCAACAATAATTCGCAATGGCGCTTCGATAGCACGTGCTACAATCTG encodes the following:
- a CDS encoding exosortase F system-associated membrane protein encodes the protein MHKTTTYIGVFLLFILLILIRFFENELFYDPYLIFFQNDYLYIDSPRREVFKVTAFTTLRYAMNTIISLGILYLFFKDKSVIKFSAIIYSVAFAVLILLYLYFVSNPKQEQYYLFFNMRRFLIQPIILILLLPAFYYHKLKN
- a CDS encoding GNAT family N-acetyltransferase; protein product: MIDNSYFKNFPELESERLLLRQFVLSDASEVQLIRSNEKVMSYMDTDRHMTVQDSEKFIGDFAFFKIDNKNSRAEIGYTLMPEFWGKGLMREAMNLIFNFGFNRLNLHSLEANINPENESSRSILKKFGFVKEAYFRENYFYNGVYLDSEIYSLLKTDFNTNNIKE